The genomic interval ATCGTATTGGTGCTACACTTCGTAAATTGACCGATATCTATGCTGTGGAGGGGATGGAAAATGAAACTCGCCTTGGTCGTTGGTCACTTGACCGCTGATTATTATGTCGTATTTTTGGCTCCCCTGAGTCTCTGTTTTATCCCACGGTACTTTAACACTGGCTACCGTCGTCTTCCCGTTCCGGTTCCGCTGATATTTCGGTTTTAATCCAGCCATCGTCTGATCATGAAACCGGCATTCCCCGGATTCCGTTTTCCGTTCCAACCACCCTTTCTCATATTGGCCTCCGTCGCTTTCGTCTCCCAACTCACCTTCGGCCTCACCTCGACCCTGTTCGCCCTGTATGCCCGCACTCTCGGATTGACTGTCCAGGAAACGGGCATCACCCTTTCGGCGCTGACCGCCGGCGCATTCCTGAGCGGCCCGTTATGGGGGAAAATCGCCGACCGTTGGGGAACCAGACGTTTCATTCTTGCAGCCAGTTGTATCGGACAGGGTCTTTTCTGCCTCTTGACACCCCTGACGGCCAATGTGCTGTGGCTCACGATCCTGCGGTTTTGCTACGGTTTCTTTCTCGTAGCTCAGGCCCCGGTGATCAATGACCTCCTGATCAACCACAAAAACCCAGCCGATCAGGCTCGGCAGGTCGGCACCCTGAATATTGCCCGGGGGGTGGCTTTTTCCCTGGGATGCTGGCTGAGCGGGTACTTCAATGAGGTCAATCCAGCGTTAAACTTCTTTCTGGCTTCAGCCGTTGCGTTCCTCGTTTCCGGAACACTGGTTTTTCTGGGCGGGATTGATCGGCTCCCGGCTACGTCATTCCCCGAAAAAAAAGACAAAAACTGGCTTTTCCGCAAAAAAACCCTGCTGTTCTTTTTACCTATCTTCTACCGTTCCTGCGCGGTGAGTGCTTTACTGTTTTTCCTGCCCCTGTTCTGGGAAAAGTCGGGAAACAATCCATCGTTCATCGGAATGGTGATCGGAATTTCCAATCTCGCGCAGCTCGCCTTCTTCCCCATTGTCGGCCGGGCGTGCTTCACCCGGGAAAAAACCCTGATGCGGATCATTCAAATCGGGCACATTCTGTCCCTTTTCCCTTTTCTCATCGCTCCCCTGTTTTCCCGGGGATGGGGGATTTTTCTCCCCCAAGCTTTTATGAGCATCAGCTGGGTCTATTTTTACCTGGGAACGACGATCGCTACCAGAAAAATCTCGGTCCCATCCCGGCAGGCGGAAGCCATGGGCTGGGTAGAGACTTTTCTCAACTTGGGTGGAACACTCGGTCCGGCAGCCTTCTCCCTGCTCCTTTTTTTCACCGGTAACAGCTTCCCGGCATCGTTTCTGCTCTTTTCCCTTCTGATAGCAGCGGCGATCCTGACCTCCCGCCTCAGTGAAAAATCGTTGGCCACTCCTGC from Atribacteraceae bacterium carries:
- a CDS encoding MFS transporter; the protein is MKPAFPGFRFPFQPPFLILASVAFVSQLTFGLTSTLFALYARTLGLTVQETGITLSALTAGAFLSGPLWGKIADRWGTRRFILAASCIGQGLFCLLTPLTANVLWLTILRFCYGFFLVAQAPVINDLLINHKNPADQARQVGTLNIARGVAFSLGCWLSGYFNEVNPALNFFLASAVAFLVSGTLVFLGGIDRLPATSFPEKKDKNWLFRKKTLLFFLPIFYRSCAVSALLFFLPLFWEKSGNNPSFIGMVIGISNLAQLAFFPIVGRACFTREKTLMRIIQIGHILSLFPFLIAPLFSRGWGIFLPQAFMSISWVYFYLGTTIATRKISVPSRQAEAMGWVETFLNLGGTLGPAAFSLLLFFTGNSFPASFLLFSLLIAAAILTSRLSEKSLATPAG